The Sulfurimonas sp. genome contains a region encoding:
- a CDS encoding TolC family protein: MRLFLPILCIPMFLYSYTLDELVELSHKNRVVESASHLLNSKERAYESTKNSYLPNIEVGATYQNAYEESPSFAQNTFKIQASLKYTLYDGGKEQSLYSQLKSNIDSSKMSVEATKKSLSLDVARLYFGYLAFDADKRAKLQEIEQLKADLNRLQLFYEAGTITHDELDKIDSRVKNAMVKLHEIELENQKILHALEYYTLQKIDSLEEGSHVKFVYEQEPSTRADIKALEYGATAMLYEAQSKKSQNMPQVTFNDTLSYSDYYFNNKNFESNFLIDKQNIAMVNLSWNIFDFDTTAKNYESKFEEYLSKKSTLEHEKHKADVEYRLAKKSLEIAKLKIAAAKATLDAASATYELVKVKYQNKTIDNVAYLQSLSEKFDAQRDYERALLDVEMKKAELIYYSGKDIKEFL; this comes from the coding sequence TTGAGACTTTTTTTACCGATACTTTGTATACCGATGTTTCTCTACTCGTACACTTTGGATGAGTTGGTAGAGTTGTCACACAAAAATAGAGTTGTAGAGTCCGCTTCACATCTTTTAAACTCAAAAGAGAGAGCCTACGAGAGTACAAAAAACTCTTATCTACCGAACATCGAAGTGGGTGCGACATACCAAAATGCTTATGAAGAGAGTCCGTCGTTTGCGCAAAATACATTTAAAATTCAAGCGAGTTTGAAGTACACTCTTTATGACGGAGGAAAAGAGCAGAGCCTTTATTCACAGCTAAAATCAAATATTGATTCAAGCAAGATGAGTGTCGAGGCGACTAAAAAGAGCCTCTCTCTTGATGTGGCGAGACTTTACTTTGGCTATCTTGCATTTGACGCGGACAAGAGAGCAAAACTTCAGGAGATTGAGCAGCTCAAAGCGGATTTAAACAGGCTTCAACTCTTTTATGAAGCAGGGACTATCACGCATGACGAACTTGACAAGATTGATTCAAGAGTTAAAAATGCGATGGTGAAACTCCATGAAATAGAGCTTGAGAATCAAAAGATTCTTCATGCGCTTGAGTACTATACTTTGCAAAAGATAGACTCTTTAGAAGAGGGTTCGCATGTAAAGTTTGTTTATGAACAGGAGCCGTCCACAAGAGCAGATATCAAAGCGCTTGAATACGGTGCAACAGCAATGCTCTATGAAGCACAGAGCAAAAAGAGTCAAAATATGCCTCAAGTTACTTTTAATGATACGCTGAGTTACAGTGACTACTATTTTAATAATAAAAATTTTGAGAGTAATTTTTTGATAGATAAGCAAAATATAGCAATGGTTAATCTTTCATGGAATATTTTCGATTTTGATACGACTGCAAAGAACTACGAGTCAAAGTTTGAGGAGTATTTGAGCAAGAAATCTACGCTTGAACATGAGAAACATAAGGCGGATGTAGAGTATAGGCTTGCAAAAAAATCACTTGAAATAGCAAAGCTCAAAATTGCCGCAGCCAAGGCTACTCTTGATGCCGCAAGCGCGACCTATGAGCTTGTCAAAGTGAAATACCAAAATAAAACTATCGATAATGTTGCCTATCTTCAATCATTAAGCGAAAAGTTTGATGCACAGAGAGATTATGAAAGAGCGCTTTTGGATGTAGAGATGAAAAAAGCCGAGTTGATTTACTATAGCGGAAAAGATATAAAGGAGTTTTTATAG
- a CDS encoding MarR family transcriptional regulator, with product MKKNRVHTDLITNFYDKVAAKELPEVFLMTFPIAVIHKTIFAHAESFLKEKFDLLNSEADVLASLYTHGKVLSPTQLYDLTIFSSGGMTKVLKRLQERNLICRKEDVSDKRCMLVCLTQSGEELIIKSLNEISKECSKYFEAFSDEERELFSTLLKKILVNINRFE from the coding sequence ATGAAAAAAAATAGAGTACATACCGATCTTATCACCAATTTTTACGACAAAGTCGCTGCAAAAGAGCTTCCTGAAGTTTTTTTAATGACTTTTCCCATAGCAGTTATTCACAAAACAATATTTGCACATGCGGAGAGCTTTCTAAAAGAGAAGTTTGACCTATTAAACTCGGAAGCAGATGTTTTAGCCTCCCTCTATACGCACGGAAAGGTGCTCTCTCCGACTCAGCTTTATGATTTGACAATTTTCTCATCAGGCGGTATGACAAAAGTATTAAAAAGACTTCAAGAGAGAAATCTGATTTGCAGAAAAGAGGATGTAAGCGATAAGAGATGTATGCTTGTCTGTTTGACACAAAGCGGGGAAGAGCTTATTATAAAATCCCTTAATGAAATTTCAAAAGAGTGCAGTAAGTATTTTGAAGCCTTTAGCGATGAAGAGAGAGAACTCTTTAGCACTCTTTTAAAAAAGATTCTCGTCAATATTAACCGGTTTGAGTAA